The following are encoded together in the Humulus lupulus chromosome 5, drHumLupu1.1, whole genome shotgun sequence genome:
- the LOC133778465 gene encoding uncharacterized protein LOC133778465: MASREHLEKMQVRQNYRNLWHTSLTNTIQADTPYCCLSLFCAPCVSYLLRKRALYNDMSRYVCCAGYMPCSGRCGESRCPEFCLATEVVLCFGNSVASTRFLLQDEFNIQTTQCDNCIIGFMFCLQQVACIFSIVAMIVGSEEISQASQLLSCLAEMVYCTVCACMQTQHKVEMDKRDGKFGPQPVMAIPPIQQMSRIDQQVPPSVGYPSQPAYAYPPPQAQGYPPAQYPPPGYPPSGYSR, from the exons ATGGCGTCGCGAGAGCACCTTGAGAAGATGCAAGTTCGCCAGAATTATCGAAATCTCTGGCACACTAGCCTCACGAACACTATTCAGGCCGATACTCCTT aTTGTTGCCTTTCGTTGTTTTG TGCGCCTTGTGTATCATATTTGCTAAGGAAACGAGCTCTGTACAATGACATGTCAAG ATATGTGTGCTGCGCTGGTTATATGCCTTGCAGTGGAAGGTGTGGAGAAAGTAGATGTCCAGAATTTTGCCTGGCAACTGAG GTTGTTCTCTGCTTTGGAAATTCAGTGGCCTCAACACGCTTTTTGTTGCAAGACGAGTTCAACATACAAACTACACAATGTGATAATTGCATCATT GGTTTTATGTTCTGCCTACAGCAAGTTGCGTGCATTTTCTCCATAGTTGCAATGATTGTTGGAAGCGAGGAAATTTCCCAGGCCTCTCAATTGTTGTCTTGTTTGGCTGAGATGGTGTACTGCAC GGTGTGCGCATGCATGCAG ACACAACACAAGGTTGAAATGGACAAAAGAGATGGAAAGTTTGGGCCTCAGCCAGTGATGGCAATTCCTCCTATTCAGCAGATGTCTCGAATCGATCAGCAAGTTCCTCCCTCGGTTGGATATCCATCCCAACCAGCTTATGCTTACCCTCCTCCACAGGCACAAGGTTATCCTCCAGCTCAATATCCTCCCCCCGGCTATCCACCTTCCGGCTATTCCAGGTGA